In Xyrauchen texanus isolate HMW12.3.18 chromosome 27, RBS_HiC_50CHRs, whole genome shotgun sequence, one genomic interval encodes:
- the zgc:194007 gene encoding uncharacterized protein zgc:194007, producing MNMMTDKTDSNVKESERQSKDFTAHFSADIMEKIEGKTETETMPKTGNRISRDSLILYPEYSSFGYENENQRQDEQKYRAAWDERLSNENEFHRTTSVTSSDSGYASRKGTVSENYDQHNEDAALNKTSDTDTKKETI from the exons ATGAACATGATGACAGACAAAACTGATTCAAACGTGAAAGAGAGTGAAAGACAGAGCAAGGATTTTACAGCACACT TTAGTGCAGATATAATGGAGAAAATTGAAGGCAAAACTGAGACCGAAACAATGCCAAAAACAGGAAACAGAATCTCACGTGATTCTCTGATTTTATATCCTGAATATTCAAGCTTTGGATATG AGAATGAAAACCAAAGACAAGATGAACAGAAATACAGAGCAGCATGGGATGAAAGATTATCCAATGAAA ATGAATTTCATAGGACAACCTCTGTCACATCAAGTGACTCAGGATATGCTTCAAGAAAAGGCACAGTTTCTGAAAATTATGATCAGCACAATGAAGATGCAGCTTTGAATAAGACCAGTGACACCGACACAAAAAAAGAAACTATATGA